The Sphingomonas sp. KR3-1 genome contains a region encoding:
- a CDS encoding energy transducer TonB, translated as MRRSLTPAHRSASALAAAGALVLVFLLLRSGLAVMLSPAAQERPLPVDFVALPPPALPKVVPSPIPPRAHRLDPGAPAPLPAPHEAPTATLAPLAPAAPVSAPVAGPGGSGVGTAQGSGGTGAGGIGGGSGSGIPAPAPPRPRLVPPDWVRKPSPEDLRRLNPPGAQAMNQSGDVVLACHVLATRRADRCRVVRETPRGYFFGAAALDASRDFRINPPMRGDAVDPDAWVVIPVHFAND; from the coding sequence ATGCGCCGCTCGCTCACGCCCGCCCATCGCAGCGCCTCGGCCCTGGCCGCGGCAGGCGCGCTGGTGCTGGTCTTCCTGCTGCTGCGCAGCGGGCTGGCGGTGATGCTGTCGCCGGCGGCGCAGGAACGCCCGCTCCCCGTCGACTTCGTCGCGCTGCCGCCGCCGGCGCTGCCCAAGGTCGTGCCCAGCCCGATCCCGCCCAGAGCGCATCGCCTCGATCCCGGCGCGCCGGCGCCGCTCCCGGCCCCACATGAGGCGCCCACCGCCACGCTCGCGCCGCTCGCTCCCGCCGCACCGGTCAGCGCACCGGTAGCCGGACCCGGCGGCAGCGGTGTCGGCACGGCCCAGGGCAGCGGCGGCACCGGCGCGGGTGGCATCGGCGGCGGCTCCGGCAGCGGAATCCCCGCGCCCGCCCCGCCCAGGCCGCGGCTGGTGCCCCCCGATTGGGTGCGCAAGCCCAGCCCGGAAGACCTGCGCCGCCTCAACCCGCCCGGCGCGCAGGCGATGAACCAGAGCGGCGACGTGGTCCTCGCCTGCCATGTCCTGGCGACCAGGCGCGCCGATCGCTGCCGCGTGGTCCGCGAGACGCCGCGCGGCTATTTCTTCGGCGCCGCCGCGCTCGATGCCTCGCGGGACTTCCGGATCAACCCGCCGATGCGCGGCGACGCCGTCGATCCCGATGCCTGGGTGGTGATCCCGGTGCATTTCGCCAACGATTGA
- the yidD gene encoding membrane protein insertion efficiency factor YidD: MMAKLLILLARAWQVGPSVILPPSCRYQPSCSAYAIEALRRYGAVKGSWLAVRRIARCHPWGGHGYDPVP; encoded by the coding sequence ATGATGGCGAAGCTCCTCATCCTGCTCGCCCGTGCCTGGCAGGTCGGCCCCTCCGTCATCCTGCCGCCCAGCTGCCGCTACCAACCCAGCTGTTCGGCCTATGCAATCGAGGCGCTTCGCCGCTATGGGGCTGTCAAAGGCAGTTGGCTCGCCGTCCGGCGGATCGCCCGCTGCCACCCATGGGGCGGCCACGGCTACGACCCAGTGCCATAA
- the yihA gene encoding ribosome biogenesis GTP-binding protein YihA/YsxC has translation MSSFDDDQIEAARKIFAGPITFLKSAPKLEHLPNPVVPEVAFAGRSNVGKSSLLNALANRNGLARTSNTPGRTQELNFFDVGEPLRFRLVDMPGYGFAKAPRDMLRQWRYLVNDFLRGRDVLKRALVLIDSRHGIKEVDNEILDMLDAAAVSYRIVLTKADKIKASELADVRARTEVEARKRPAAHPDIITTSSEKGMGIPELRAAVLEAIG, from the coding sequence GTGAGCAGCTTCGACGACGATCAGATCGAGGCCGCGCGAAAGATCTTCGCCGGCCCGATCACGTTCCTAAAATCGGCCCCCAAGCTCGAGCATCTGCCCAATCCGGTGGTGCCCGAGGTGGCGTTCGCCGGCCGCTCGAACGTGGGCAAGTCGTCGCTGCTCAACGCGCTCGCCAATCGCAACGGGCTGGCGCGCACCTCGAACACGCCGGGGCGCACGCAGGAGCTCAACTTCTTCGACGTGGGTGAGCCGCTCCGCTTCCGCCTCGTCGACATGCCGGGCTACGGCTTCGCCAAGGCGCCGCGCGACATGCTGCGCCAGTGGCGCTATCTGGTGAACGACTTCCTGCGAGGGCGCGACGTGCTCAAGCGCGCGCTGGTGCTGATCGACAGCCGCCACGGCATCAAGGAAGTCGACAACGAGATCCTCGACATGCTCGACGCCGCGGCGGTGAGCTACCGGATCGTCCTGACCAAGGCGGACAAGATCAAGGCGAGCGAGCTGGCGGATGTCCGTGCCCGCACCGAGGTCGAGGCCCGCAAGCGCCCCGCCGCGCATCCGGACATCATCACCACCTCGTCCGAAAAGGGCATGGGCATCCCCGAGCTGCGCGCCGCGGTGCTCGAGGCGATCGGTTGA
- the yidC gene encoding membrane protein insertase YidC translates to MKEDQKNFVLFAVIAALLLFAWPMVTHWFFPQQQPSSTQMVNGKQVAKPVTGTTPAADTPAAVRDRTVVLAEAPRVAIDTPALKGSINLKGARIDDLVLPKYSETVAKNSPPVHLFSPSGTKGAYFAGFGWIADGVQVPTKDTVFKADGTVLKPGTPVTLTWDNATGQRFAIRFAVDENYLFTVDQSVANLGTAPVSVRPYSLLSRTGVPTDLDSWTNHIGPLGAFANGANYDISYKNLEGEEPGFFSKMFGTSAKAGENAFNVKGGWIGFGDKYWLSALIPDQKLQVNSAFRPAQGDTFQADAALPTIAIPAGKAITTTSHVFAGAKEVRALDHYESTLGVAHFGNAIDWGWFQILEKPIFYYLGWLFHLVGNFGVAIILLTITIRGLLFPIAHKQFESMARMRVMQPKMKALQERYKDDKQRQQQEIMKLYKEEKVNPLAGCLPILLQIPIMFALYKVLLLTIEMRHQPFALWIHDLSAPDPATILNLFGYLHFTPPGFLAIGVVPVLLGVSMFFQMKFNPAPMDEVQKQVFAIMPWMLMFMMAPFAVGLQLYWITSNCITILQQQWLYSRHPVLKQPKEKAAK, encoded by the coding sequence GTGAAGGAAGACCAGAAGAATTTCGTGCTGTTCGCGGTGATCGCCGCGCTGCTGCTGTTCGCGTGGCCGATGGTCACGCACTGGTTCTTCCCGCAGCAACAGCCGTCCTCGACCCAGATGGTCAACGGCAAGCAGGTCGCCAAGCCGGTGACCGGCACCACGCCGGCCGCCGACACCCCGGCCGCGGTGCGCGACCGCACCGTCGTGCTCGCCGAGGCGCCCCGCGTCGCGATCGACACGCCTGCGCTCAAGGGCTCGATCAACCTGAAGGGCGCGCGGATCGACGATCTCGTCCTGCCCAAATATTCCGAGACGGTGGCGAAGAACTCGCCGCCGGTGCACCTGTTCTCGCCTTCAGGCACCAAGGGCGCCTATTTCGCCGGCTTCGGCTGGATCGCGGACGGCGTCCAGGTTCCGACCAAGGACACCGTGTTCAAGGCCGACGGCACCGTGCTGAAGCCGGGCACCCCGGTCACGCTGACCTGGGACAACGCTACCGGCCAGCGCTTCGCGATCCGCTTCGCGGTCGATGAGAACTACCTGTTCACCGTCGATCAGTCGGTGGCGAATCTCGGCACGGCGCCGGTCTCGGTCCGCCCCTATTCGCTGCTGTCGCGCACCGGCGTGCCGACCGATCTCGATAGCTGGACCAACCATATCGGCCCGCTCGGCGCCTTCGCCAACGGTGCCAATTACGACATCAGCTACAAGAATCTCGAGGGCGAGGAGCCCGGCTTCTTCAGCAAGATGTTCGGCACCAGCGCCAAGGCCGGCGAGAACGCCTTCAACGTGAAGGGCGGCTGGATCGGCTTCGGCGACAAATATTGGCTGTCGGCGCTGATCCCCGATCAGAAGCTCCAGGTGAACTCGGCCTTCCGCCCCGCCCAGGGCGACACCTTCCAGGCCGATGCCGCGCTGCCGACGATCGCGATTCCCGCGGGCAAGGCGATCACGACGACGAGCCATGTCTTCGCCGGTGCCAAGGAAGTCCGCGCGCTCGACCACTACGAGTCGACGCTCGGCGTCGCGCATTTCGGCAATGCGATCGACTGGGGCTGGTTCCAGATCCTCGAAAAGCCGATCTTCTACTATCTCGGCTGGCTCTTCCATCTCGTCGGCAATTTCGGCGTGGCGATCATCCTGCTGACGATCACCATCCGCGGCCTACTCTTCCCGATCGCCCACAAGCAGTTCGAGTCGATGGCTCGCATGCGCGTCATGCAGCCGAAGATGAAGGCGCTGCAGGAGCGCTACAAGGACGACAAGCAGCGCCAGCAGCAGGAGATCATGAAGCTCTACAAGGAAGAGAAGGTGAACCCGCTCGCGGGCTGCCTGCCGATCCTTCTGCAGATCCCGATCATGTTCGCGCTCTACAAGGTGCTGCTGCTCACGATCGAGATGCGCCACCAGCCCTTCGCGCTGTGGATCCACGATCTCTCCGCGCCCGATCCGGCGACGATCCTCAACCTGTTCGGCTATCTCCATTTCACCCCGCCGGGCTTCCTGGCGATCGGCGTGGTGCCGGTGCTGCTCGGCGTCTCGATGTTCTTCCAGATGAAGTTCAACCCGGCGCCGATGGACGAGGTCCAGAAGCAGGTCTTCGCGATCATGCCGTGGATGCTGATGTTCATGATGGCGCCGTTCGCGGTCGGCCTGCAGCTCTACTGGATCACGTCGAACTGCATCACCATCCTGCAGCAGCAGTGGCTCTATTCGCGCCACCCGGTGCTCAAGCAGCCCAAGGAAAAGGCGGCCAAGTGA
- the rpmH gene encoding 50S ribosomal protein L34 translates to MKRTFQPSNLVRARRHGFRSRMATPGGRNVIRARRARGRNKLSA, encoded by the coding sequence ATGAAGCGGACCTTTCAGCCGAGCAACCTGGTGCGTGCGCGCCGGCACGGCTTCCGCAGCCGCATGGCGACCCCGGGCGGCCGCAACGTGATCCGTGCCCGCCGCGCCCGCGGCCGCAACAAGCTGTCGGCCTGA
- a CDS encoding gamma-glutamylcyclotransferase family protein yields the protein MSGAEALLFSYGTLQLASVQLSQFGRLLEGSDDVLHGYRQIEITIRDPDVLEASGIEVHLALVPDDDAPPIPGKVFRLAPEELAAADVYESENYARVAAPLASGITAWVYVKA from the coding sequence TTGAGCGGGGCGGAAGCCCTGCTCTTCTCCTACGGCACGCTCCAGCTGGCGAGCGTGCAGCTGAGCCAGTTCGGCCGCCTGCTCGAGGGCAGCGACGACGTGCTCCACGGCTATCGCCAGATCGAGATCACGATCCGCGACCCCGACGTGCTCGAGGCCAGTGGCATCGAGGTCCATCTCGCGCTCGTCCCCGACGACGACGCCCCGCCCATCCCCGGCAAGGTCTTCCGCCTGGCGCCCGAGGAGCTGGCGGCGGCGGATGTCTATGAGAGCGAGAACTACGCGCGCGTCGCCGCCCCGCTGGCCTCCGGGATCACCGCCTGGGTGTACGTGAAGGCATAG
- a CDS encoding methyl-accepting chemotaxis protein gives MSQAALERAFWGKWAELPPRLMRAHSVAIQRGYPVSFAASVFVSIVLTLMVHAHGYFAWHIAVLALHLAINVAVLVRWRDGKARDWWVDSSPHTLRATVIEAAAVSLGWFLLLATLGLGASDKELIVTTTSIAGVVAIGALRYAPLPPASLAWLGVGVVICALYAIFANIPAGVFVFLAVFVALLARTVIGQAQLVTDQFAQGEALARAASDRELLHATRQQEELQQAAAAAEARHRAQVDNERDRRAEIARIAERFERQFVAAISELAAAAEQTRSSAEGLAATTIATGDQIRGVADRAVRADTGAATLFEESANLGRSLATVEASIAAQAETTEHLYDLSRSADSRFAVLAGHSASVGNIADMIAEIAARTNLLALNASIEAARAGDAGRGFAIVAQEVKSLAAQTANATGDIRSQLERMAGAVNATTSIVGEMRESFDRIGQVGGAVGQAIANQGDVIRSIQAYAGTAAALTADLQAGAASAERATDAAARTTTEMDAATDTLVGQARHLLGEMQGFLETLRAA, from the coding sequence GTGAGCCAAGCAGCCCTCGAACGGGCATTCTGGGGCAAATGGGCCGAGCTGCCGCCGCGGCTTATGCGCGCGCACAGCGTGGCGATCCAGCGCGGCTATCCGGTCTCCTTCGCCGCCAGCGTCTTCGTCAGCATCGTGCTGACGCTGATGGTCCACGCGCACGGCTATTTCGCCTGGCACATCGCCGTGCTCGCGCTGCACCTCGCGATCAACGTCGCGGTGCTGGTGCGCTGGCGCGACGGCAAGGCGCGCGACTGGTGGGTCGACAGCAGCCCCCACACCCTGCGCGCCACCGTGATCGAGGCCGCCGCCGTCTCGCTCGGCTGGTTCCTGCTCCTCGCCACGCTCGGCCTCGGCGCCAGCGACAAGGAGCTGATCGTCACCACCACCTCGATCGCCGGCGTCGTCGCGATCGGCGCGCTGCGCTATGCCCCGCTCCCGCCCGCCAGCCTCGCCTGGCTCGGCGTCGGCGTGGTGATCTGCGCGCTCTACGCCATCTTCGCCAACATTCCGGCGGGCGTGTTCGTCTTCCTCGCCGTCTTCGTCGCGCTGCTTGCCCGCACCGTGATCGGCCAGGCCCAGCTCGTCACCGATCAGTTCGCGCAAGGCGAGGCGCTTGCCCGCGCCGCCAGCGACCGCGAGCTGCTCCACGCCACCAGGCAGCAGGAGGAGCTGCAACAGGCCGCCGCCGCCGCCGAGGCCCGTCACCGCGCCCAGGTCGACAACGAGCGCGACCGCCGCGCCGAGATCGCCCGCATCGCCGAGCGCTTCGAGCGCCAGTTCGTCGCCGCGATCAGCGAGCTCGCCGCCGCCGCCGAGCAGACCCGCAGCTCGGCCGAGGGGCTGGCCGCCACCACCATTGCCACCGGCGACCAGATCCGCGGCGTCGCCGATCGCGCCGTTCGCGCCGACACCGGTGCCGCCACGCTGTTCGAGGAATCGGCCAATCTCGGCCGCAGCCTCGCCACCGTCGAGGCGAGCATCGCCGCCCAGGCCGAGACGACCGAGCATCTCTACGACCTGTCGCGCTCCGCCGATTCCCGCTTCGCCGTGCTCGCCGGGCACAGCGCCAGTGTCGGCAACATCGCCGACATGATCGCCGAGATCGCCGCCCGCACCAACCTGCTCGCGCTGAACGCCAGCATCGAGGCGGCGCGCGCCGGCGATGCCGGCCGCGGCTTCGCGATCGTCGCCCAGGAAGTGAAGAGCCTCGCCGCCCAGACCGCCAACGCCACCGGCGACATCCGCTCCCAGCTCGAGCGCATGGCCGGCGCGGTCAATGCCACCACGTCGATCGTCGGCGAGATGCGCGAAAGCTTCGATCGGATCGGCCAGGTCGGCGGCGCGGTCGGCCAGGCGATCGCCAACCAGGGCGACGTGATCCGCTCGATCCAGGCCTATGCCGGCACCGCCGCCGCGCTCACCGCCGATCTCCAGGCCGGTGCCGCCAGCGCCGAGCGCGCGACCGACGCAGCTGCCCGCACCACCACCGAGATGGACGCTGCCACCGATACGCTGGTCGGCCAGGCGCGCCACCTGCTCGGCGAGATGCAGGGCTTCCTCGAGACGCTGCGCGCCGCCTGA
- the rnpA gene encoding ribonuclease P protein component, with protein MNPTAVARLTQRKDYLAANAGKRAPMPGFVLIVRARDDADPLMRVGITVSKKVGNAVIRNRMKRRFRALVREVLPDAGVPGADHVLIGRNSGIERPFDDLKAELVKALGKVKR; from the coding sequence CTGAACCCGACCGCCGTTGCGCGGCTTACGCAGCGCAAGGATTATCTCGCAGCAAATGCAGGCAAGCGGGCTCCCATGCCCGGCTTTGTCCTGATCGTGCGTGCGCGTGACGATGCCGATCCGTTGATGCGGGTCGGCATTACCGTATCCAAGAAAGTCGGCAATGCGGTGATCCGCAACCGGATGAAGCGCCGCTTCCGCGCGCTCGTCCGCGAAGTGCTGCCCGACGCGGGCGTGCCCGGCGCCGATCACGTGCTGATCGGCCGCAACAGCGGCATCGAGCGCCCGTTCGACGATCTCAAGGCCGAGCTGGTCAAGGCGCTGGGGAAGGTCAAGCGGTGA
- a CDS encoding YifB family Mg chelatase-like AAA ATPase has translation MVASVSTVAYLGLEARAVEVQCNLVAGLPKFVVVGLPDKAVAESRERVRAAMAAIGLALPPKHIILNLSPADLPKEGSHFDLAVALALLGAMGVVDAETLAGYVVVGELALDGRIAPSPGVLLAALHAAEIGKGLVCPAAQGAEAAWAGQVEVVAAPDLIALLNHFKGNQLLPAAAAGEVEAPVAGPDLAQVKGQETARRALEIAAAGGHNLLMCGPPGAGKSLLASCLPGILPPLDAAEALEVSMVASVAGTLNGGRLTRARPFRSPHHSASMAALTGGGLKVKPGEVSLAHLGVLFLDELPEFQRAVLDSLRQPIEAGVVSVARANAHVTFPARVQLVAAMNPCRCGHLSDPALACARAPRCAADYQAKVSGPLLDRIDLHVEVQPVTAADLVLDRPAEGSADVAARVAEARAVQAGRYREVAVRTNAEAEGDVLMECATPDEAGRKLLAQAAETMRLSARGYTRVLRVARTIADLAGAEGVGRIHVAEALSYRRQAPRS, from the coding sequence TTGGTCGCGAGCGTTTCGACGGTTGCCTATCTGGGGCTCGAGGCGCGCGCGGTGGAGGTGCAGTGCAACCTCGTCGCCGGGCTGCCCAAGTTCGTCGTCGTCGGCCTGCCCGACAAGGCGGTGGCGGAGAGCCGCGAGCGGGTGCGTGCCGCGATGGCCGCGATCGGGCTGGCGCTGCCGCCCAAGCACATCATCCTCAACCTCTCGCCCGCCGACCTGCCCAAGGAAGGATCGCATTTCGACCTGGCGGTGGCGCTGGCGCTGCTCGGCGCGATGGGCGTGGTCGATGCCGAGACGCTGGCGGGCTATGTCGTGGTCGGCGAACTGGCGCTGGACGGGCGGATCGCGCCGAGCCCCGGCGTGCTGCTCGCCGCGCTCCACGCCGCGGAGATCGGCAAGGGGCTGGTCTGCCCCGCCGCGCAGGGCGCCGAGGCGGCCTGGGCCGGACAGGTGGAAGTCGTCGCCGCGCCCGACCTGATCGCGCTGCTCAACCACTTCAAGGGCAACCAGCTGCTCCCCGCCGCCGCGGCGGGCGAAGTCGAGGCGCCGGTCGCCGGGCCCGACCTCGCCCAGGTCAAGGGGCAGGAGACGGCGCGGCGCGCGCTCGAGATCGCCGCGGCGGGCGGGCACAATCTGCTGATGTGCGGGCCGCCGGGCGCGGGCAAGTCGCTGCTTGCCTCGTGCCTGCCGGGGATATTGCCGCCGCTCGACGCGGCCGAGGCGCTGGAGGTTTCGATGGTCGCCTCGGTGGCGGGGACGCTGAACGGCGGGCGGCTGACCCGGGCACGGCCGTTCCGCAGCCCCCACCACAGCGCCTCGATGGCGGCGCTGACCGGGGGCGGGCTCAAGGTCAAGCCAGGCGAGGTGAGCCTGGCGCATCTCGGCGTGCTGTTCCTCGACGAGCTGCCCGAATTCCAGCGCGCGGTGCTCGATTCGCTCAGGCAGCCGATCGAGGCGGGGGTGGTGAGCGTGGCGCGGGCCAATGCGCACGTGACCTTTCCGGCGCGGGTGCAGCTGGTTGCGGCGATGAACCCTTGCCGCTGCGGGCATCTGAGCGATCCGGCTTTGGCGTGCGCGCGGGCGCCGAGATGTGCCGCGGACTACCAGGCCAAGGTCTCGGGGCCGCTGCTCGACCGGATCGACCTGCATGTCGAGGTCCAGCCGGTGACCGCGGCGGACCTGGTGCTCGACCGGCCGGCGGAGGGATCGGCAGACGTCGCGGCGCGGGTGGCGGAGGCGCGGGCGGTGCAGGCGGGGCGGTACCGCGAGGTGGCGGTGCGGACCAATGCCGAGGCGGAGGGCGATGTGCTGATGGAGTGTGCCACGCCGGACGAGGCGGGGCGCAAGCTGCTCGCCCAGGCGGCGGAGACGATGCGGCTGTCGGCGCGCGGCTATACGCGGGTGCTGAGGGTGGCACGGACGATCGCCGACCTGGCGGGGGCTGAGGGGGTGGGGCGCATCCATGTGGCCGAGGCGCTGAGCTATCGGCGGCAGGCGCCGCGGAGTTGA